A region of Mesorhizobium sp. M3A.F.Ca.ET.080.04.2.1 DNA encodes the following proteins:
- a CDS encoding ArsC family reductase — MYGITTCDTIKKARVWLESHDIPYRFHDYRAEGIEAERLNGWVGKVGWEKLLNKGSTTFRELPEGDKESLDENKAKALMLAKPTMIKRPVLEVGERLLVGFKAEVYGEAVK; from the coding sequence ATGTACGGCATCACCACCTGCGACACGATCAAGAAGGCGCGTGTCTGGCTGGAGAGCCACGACATCCCCTACCGCTTCCATGATTATCGCGCCGAAGGGATCGAAGCGGAGAGGCTGAACGGCTGGGTCGGCAAGGTCGGCTGGGAAAAGCTGCTCAACAAGGGCAGCACGACCTTTCGCGAGTTGCCGGAGGGGGACAAGGAATCGCTCGACGAGAACAAGGCCAAGGCACTGATGCTGGCCAAGCCGACCATGATCAAGCGCCCCGTGCTGGAGGTTGGTGAGCGGCTGCTGGTTGGGTTCAAAGCGGAGGTATATGGGGAGGCGGTGAAGTAG
- a CDS encoding polysaccharide deacetylase family protein, whose protein sequence is MPQSFRVLVFGLAWVAFSGMALADPPRPPAPTPTKPKQVVLISFDSAREISQWERSRALAKRTGAHFTYFLSCVFLLSPQTRQEYTAPGKGAGKSNIGFAASKQEVADRLEQIRLAAAEGHDIGSHACGHFDGKDWSKADWLAEFAEFRHIFENAYAMNGISPEPDDWRGFARHAVTGFRAPYLSTDKALYEALPEAGFQYDASGVSKAPASPPSKNGITRFALPLVPEGPEARPVVAMDYNLYVRHSGGFDRPSMANVFAGRAYDAFRAAFDAQYNGKRMPLELGFHFTQMNDGAYWNALERFAGEVCVMQQVECISFRDYVARQRGGAAQRVAAGG, encoded by the coding sequence ATGCCACAATCGTTTCGCGTCCTCGTCTTCGGTCTCGCATGGGTAGCCTTCTCTGGCATGGCGCTTGCTGATCCGCCCAGACCGCCGGCGCCGACGCCGACCAAACCCAAGCAGGTCGTCCTCATTTCTTTCGACAGCGCGCGCGAGATCTCGCAATGGGAGCGCAGCCGCGCATTGGCAAAGCGCACCGGCGCGCACTTCACCTACTTTCTGTCGTGCGTCTTTCTGCTCTCGCCGCAAACACGACAGGAATACACCGCGCCCGGCAAGGGCGCCGGCAAATCCAACATCGGCTTCGCGGCCTCCAAGCAGGAAGTGGCTGACAGGCTGGAGCAGATCCGGCTCGCTGCCGCCGAGGGCCACGACATCGGCAGCCATGCGTGCGGCCATTTCGACGGCAAGGATTGGAGCAAAGCCGACTGGCTGGCAGAGTTCGCAGAATTTCGGCACATCTTCGAGAATGCCTACGCCATGAACGGCATTTCACCCGAACCGGACGACTGGCGCGGTTTCGCGCGCCATGCCGTGACCGGTTTCCGCGCCCCGTATCTGTCGACCGACAAGGCGCTTTATGAAGCCTTGCCCGAAGCCGGCTTCCAGTACGACGCGAGCGGTGTATCGAAAGCCCCCGCCTCGCCGCCGAGCAAGAACGGCATCACGCGATTCGCGCTGCCGCTGGTTCCGGAAGGGCCGGAAGCGAGGCCGGTGGTCGCGATGGACTACAATCTCTATGTCCGGCATTCGGGCGGCTTCGACAGGCCGTCCATGGCGAACGTGTTCGCCGGCCGCGCCTACGACGCGTTCCGCGCCGCCTTCGACGCCCAGTACAATGGCAAGCGCATGCCGCTGGAACTGGGCTTTCACTTCACCCAGATGAATGACGGCGCCTACTGGAACGCGCTGGAGCGTTTTGCCGGTGAGGTTTGTGTCATGCAGCAGGTCGAGTGCATCAGCTTCCGCGACTATGTCGCGCGGCAGCGCGGCGGCGCCGCGCAAAGGGTCGCGGCGGGCGGCTGA
- a CDS encoding YbfB/YjiJ family MFS transporter, producing MNLASPTPLRLALAGMVALAVAMGIGRFVYTPILPGMMDELHLTPADAGWIASANYLGYLIGALAAAGGWAHGRERTLMFASLAASAILAGLMGLTGTMVAFLVIRFLAGLASAFVMVFMASIVFSHLAAAGRSDLQALHFGGVGLGIAASSALLAVLVTEHAVWSAGWLWSGAISAVGLLLVALLAGSATPANGVDGPEPALPKDRSLGKMILAYGLFGFGYVVTATFLVAIVRQGGGGRVFEAAVWMVAGLAGFPSVWFWQKLAGRIGLYAAYVASCLVEVVGVAASVVVKGSAGPLIAGVLVGGTFIAITALGLQAARQLAPQAPRRIFAVMTAAFGVGQIIGPIAAGLLAQAAGDYVLASLMAAVALLVSGVIAWSAAPKSP from the coding sequence ATGAACTTGGCCTCGCCCACTCCCTTGCGCCTCGCCCTTGCAGGCATGGTTGCGCTTGCCGTCGCCATGGGCATCGGCCGTTTCGTCTACACGCCGATCCTGCCCGGCATGATGGATGAGTTGCATCTGACGCCGGCCGACGCCGGCTGGATCGCCTCAGCCAACTATCTCGGCTATTTGATCGGCGCGCTCGCCGCGGCCGGCGGCTGGGCGCACGGGCGAGAGCGCACGCTGATGTTTGCGAGCCTCGCCGCCAGCGCCATTCTTGCGGGCCTCATGGGATTGACCGGGACGATGGTGGCCTTTCTCGTCATCCGTTTTCTCGCCGGCCTCGCCAGCGCCTTCGTCATGGTGTTCATGGCGTCGATCGTCTTCAGCCATCTTGCCGCTGCCGGCCGGAGCGATTTGCAGGCGCTGCACTTCGGCGGCGTCGGTCTGGGCATAGCCGCGTCCTCGGCGCTGCTGGCCGTCCTCGTCACCGAACATGCCGTCTGGTCCGCTGGCTGGCTGTGGTCGGGAGCAATCTCTGCCGTCGGCCTGCTCCTCGTCGCGCTGCTTGCAGGGTCCGCCACGCCGGCCAACGGCGTGGACGGGCCCGAGCCGGCGCTGCCCAAGGACAGGTCGCTGGGTAAGATGATCCTCGCCTACGGGTTGTTCGGTTTCGGCTATGTGGTGACCGCGACCTTCCTCGTCGCCATCGTACGCCAGGGCGGCGGCGGTCGCGTCTTCGAGGCCGCGGTCTGGATGGTCGCCGGCTTGGCCGGTTTTCCCTCTGTCTGGTTCTGGCAGAAGCTCGCCGGCAGGATCGGGCTCTACGCCGCTTACGTCGCGAGCTGCCTGGTCGAGGTGGTCGGCGTCGCCGCGAGTGTCGTCGTCAAAGGCTCCGCTGGACCGCTGATTGCCGGCGTCCTCGTCGGCGGCACCTTCATCGCCATCACCGCGCTCGGCCTGCAGGCGGCTAGGCAGCTCGCGCCTCAGGCGCCGCGCCGCATCTTTGCGGTCATGACCGCCGCCTTCGGCGTCGGCCAGATCATCGGCCCGATCGCCGCCGGCCTGCTTGCCCAAGCCGCTGGCGATTACGTGCTTGCCTCCTTGATGGCGGCGGTGGCTTTGCTGGTGTCCGGCGTCATCGCCTGGTCGGCTGCGCCAAAATCGCCATGA
- a CDS encoding 2-dehydropantoate 2-reductase produces the protein MRVTVFGAGAIGGYLAAKLAIAGRVDLSIVARGAHLEAIKANGLCLIEDGKETVARVKATARAEELGAQDYVVLALKAHSLAPALGEIAPLLGEGTAVVTMQNGVPWWYFYKAGDALEGTRLDAVDPGGTIWERIGPQRVIGSVVYPAVEVDAPGLIRHVEGTRFSLGEPSGRKSERVAALAREMIKAGLQAPVREDIRSEIWVKLWGNLSFNPISALTGSTLASIVADDSVRAVARAMMLEAQAIGDSLGVRFPIPVDRRIKGAGDVGQHKTSMLQDLERGRPMEIDALVSAVQELGRLTGRPTPTIDTVLALVRRLAIERGCYPASK, from the coding sequence ATGCGCGTCACTGTCTTCGGCGCCGGCGCGATCGGCGGCTACCTCGCCGCCAAGCTGGCGATTGCGGGCCGCGTCGATCTGTCGATCGTGGCCCGCGGTGCGCATCTCGAAGCAATCAAGGCAAATGGGCTTTGCCTGATCGAAGATGGCAAGGAAACTGTCGCGCGGGTAAAGGCGACTGCAAGGGCCGAGGAACTCGGCGCGCAGGACTATGTCGTGCTGGCGCTGAAGGCGCATTCGCTGGCGCCGGCGCTGGGCGAGATCGCGCCGCTGCTGGGCGAGGGAACGGCCGTCGTCACCATGCAGAACGGCGTGCCTTGGTGGTACTTCTACAAGGCCGGAGACGCGCTCGAAGGCACGCGCCTCGATGCGGTCGATCCCGGCGGAACGATCTGGGAGCGTATCGGGCCGCAGCGCGTCATCGGCTCCGTCGTCTATCCGGCTGTGGAAGTCGACGCGCCCGGCCTGATCCGCCATGTCGAGGGCACGCGCTTTTCGCTCGGCGAGCCCTCGGGCCGCAAGAGCGAGCGTGTCGCAGCGCTCGCGCGCGAAATGATCAAGGCCGGGCTGCAGGCGCCGGTCCGCGAGGACATCCGCTCGGAGATCTGGGTTAAGCTCTGGGGCAATCTCTCCTTCAACCCGATCTCGGCGCTGACCGGCAGCACGCTTGCGTCGATCGTCGCCGACGACAGCGTGCGCGCTGTCGCTCGCGCCATGATGCTGGAAGCGCAGGCGATCGGCGACAGCCTCGGCGTGCGCTTTCCCATTCCCGTCGATCGGCGCATCAAGGGCGCCGGCGATGTCGGTCAGCACAAGACGTCGATGCTGCAGGACCTCGAGCGTGGCCGCCCGATGGAGATCGATGCGCTGGTGAGCGCCGTGCAGGAACTCGGCCGCCTGACCGGCAGGCCGACGCCGACCATCGACACCGTGCTGGCGCTGGTGCGGCGCCTCGCCATCGAACGCGGGTGCTATCCGGCTTCGAAATAG
- a CDS encoding tetratricopeptide repeat protein — MSDDSFIREVNEEIRREQAQALWDRFGPALLGLAILVVLATAGVVGYRYWDETRANRSGDAFSQALKLANDGKNDEAIAALDQLEKDGYGAYPLLARMRAATVKAEKGDVDGAVKDFDEVAADTAIPAGIRDMARLRAALLLVDHGSFADVSSRVEALTADTNPLRSSAREALGLAAWKEGKSADALKLFDQISSDDGAPRNVRQRAQLMAELIRGSGSAS, encoded by the coding sequence ATGTCGGACGACAGTTTTATCCGCGAGGTCAACGAAGAGATTCGTCGCGAGCAGGCACAGGCGCTGTGGGATCGTTTTGGTCCGGCCCTGCTCGGCCTCGCGATCCTGGTCGTGCTGGCGACGGCCGGCGTCGTTGGCTACCGCTATTGGGACGAGACCCGCGCCAACCGCTCGGGCGATGCCTTCTCCCAGGCCCTCAAGCTTGCCAATGACGGCAAGAACGACGAGGCGATCGCCGCGCTCGATCAGCTGGAAAAGGACGGCTACGGCGCCTATCCGCTGCTTGCCCGCATGCGCGCCGCTACCGTCAAGGCCGAAAAGGGCGACGTCGATGGAGCCGTCAAGGACTTCGACGAGGTTGCCGCCGACACCGCCATTCCCGCTGGCATCCGCGACATGGCGCGGCTGAGGGCCGCCCTGCTGCTCGTCGACCACGGCTCCTTCGCCGATGTTTCCAGCCGCGTCGAGGCGCTGACCGCCGACACCAACCCGCTGCGCAGTTCGGCGCGCGAGGCGCTCGGCCTCGCCGCCTGGAAGGAAGGCAAGTCGGCGGACGCGCTGAAACTGTTCGACCAGATCTCCTCGGATGACGGCGCCCCGCGCAATGTGCGCCAGCGGGCCCAGCTGATGGCCGAGTTGATCCGCGGGTCGGGCAGCGCTTCGTAG
- the der gene encoding ribosome biogenesis GTPase Der: MGFKVAIIGRPNVGKSTLFNRLVGKKLALVDDTPGVTRDRRVHPAKLYDLHFDVIDTAGFEDAAASTLPGRMRQQTEIAIREADLIFFTVDAKSGLMPDDRTFADVVRKSGKPVVLVANKAEARGAQGGMLEAWELGLGEPIPVSAEHGQGMPDLRDAVIAALGEERAFGEDEEPSDEIAVSEVLIGEDIADPDAEPAYDDTKPLRIAVVGRPNAGKSTLINALIGEERLLTGPEAGITRDSISVDWDWRGRRIKLFDTAGMRRKSKVQEKLEKLSVQDGLRAIRFAEIVIIVLDATIPFEKQDLQIADLIIREGRAPVIAFNKWDLIDNPQELLAELREKTERLLPQVRGIQAVTVSAETGRGLDRLMDAVIKTHKVWNGRVSTGKLNRWLEGILAHHPPPAVAGRRLKIKYVTQAKTRPPGFVVSCSRPDAMPQSYMRYLSNSLREAFDMPGVPIRMALRTSDNPFAGRAKKR, translated from the coding sequence ATGGGCTTCAAAGTCGCCATCATCGGTCGGCCTAACGTCGGCAAATCGACTCTTTTCAATCGGCTGGTCGGAAAGAAGCTGGCGCTTGTCGACGACACGCCGGGCGTGACGCGCGACCGCCGTGTCCATCCAGCGAAGCTCTACGATCTCCATTTCGACGTCATCGACACCGCCGGTTTCGAGGACGCCGCAGCCTCGACGCTGCCCGGCCGCATGCGCCAGCAGACCGAGATCGCGATCCGCGAGGCCGACCTGATCTTCTTCACCGTCGACGCCAAGTCCGGCCTGATGCCCGACGACCGCACTTTCGCCGACGTGGTGCGCAAGTCGGGCAAGCCGGTCGTGCTGGTCGCCAACAAGGCGGAAGCCCGCGGCGCGCAGGGCGGCATGCTGGAGGCCTGGGAACTCGGCCTCGGCGAGCCGATCCCGGTCTCGGCCGAGCATGGCCAGGGCATGCCCGACCTGCGCGATGCGGTGATTGCGGCGCTCGGCGAGGAACGCGCCTTCGGCGAGGACGAGGAGCCGAGCGACGAGATCGCCGTGAGCGAGGTGCTGATCGGCGAGGATATTGCCGATCCGGACGCCGAGCCCGCCTATGACGACACCAAGCCGCTGCGCATCGCCGTCGTCGGCCGCCCGAACGCCGGCAAGTCGACCCTGATCAACGCGCTGATTGGCGAGGAGCGGCTGCTGACAGGTCCTGAAGCCGGCATCACCCGCGATTCCATCTCGGTCGACTGGGACTGGCGCGGCCGCCGCATCAAACTGTTCGACACCGCCGGCATGCGGCGCAAGTCGAAGGTGCAGGAAAAGCTCGAGAAGCTTTCGGTGCAGGACGGATTGCGCGCCATCCGCTTCGCCGAGATCGTCATCATCGTGCTGGACGCCACCATCCCCTTCGAAAAGCAGGATCTGCAGATTGCCGACCTGATCATCCGCGAGGGCCGCGCCCCGGTGATCGCCTTCAACAAATGGGACCTGATCGACAATCCCCAAGAACTGCTGGCCGAGCTGCGCGAGAAGACCGAGCGGCTGCTGCCGCAAGTGCGCGGCATCCAGGCGGTGACGGTCTCGGCCGAGACCGGGCGTGGCCTCGACCGGCTGATGGACGCCGTCATCAAGACGCACAAGGTCTGGAACGGCCGGGTCTCGACCGGAAAACTCAACCGCTGGCTGGAAGGCATCCTTGCCCACCATCCGCCGCCCGCCGTCGCCGGCCGCCGGCTGAAGATCAAATATGTCACGCAGGCCAAGACCCGCCCGCCGGGCTTCGTCGTCTCCTGCTCGCGGCCGGACGCCATGCCGCAATCCTATATGCGCTATCTGTCGAACAGCCTGCGGGAGGCCTTCGACATGCCGGGCGTGCCGATCCGGATGGCGCTGCGCACCTCTGACAATCCTTTCGCGGGTCGCGCGAAGAAGCGGTGA
- a CDS encoding DUF488 domain-containing protein yields MAFDIAVKRIYEAPDKADGQRVLVDRIWPRGVAKKDAALALWLKEVAPSDALRKWFGHDPERWAEFQKRYRVELDRNEEAVAELRGLLRNGKVTLLYGAHDEAHNNAVALAEYLRGA; encoded by the coding sequence GTGGCCTTCGACATTGCCGTTAAGCGCATTTACGAGGCGCCGGATAAAGCCGATGGCCAGCGGGTGCTGGTCGACCGCATCTGGCCGCGTGGCGTTGCCAAGAAGGACGCCGCGCTGGCGCTGTGGCTGAAGGAGGTCGCGCCGAGCGACGCATTGCGCAAGTGGTTCGGGCATGATCCGGAGCGCTGGGCGGAGTTTCAGAAGCGGTACCGCGTGGAGCTTGACCGCAACGAGGAGGCGGTGGCTGAGCTGCGCGGCCTGCTTCGGAACGGCAAAGTGACGCTGCTCTACGGCGCGCATGACGAGGCGCATAATAATGCGGTGGCGCTGGCTGAGTATTTGCGAGGTGCGTGA
- a CDS encoding aminopeptidase, which yields MTTHSRGVSATIDPVKLDRLAEVAVKVGLQLQPGQDLVLTSSIAALPLTRRIVEHAYKAGAGLVTPIFNDDEITLARFRHGTDAGFDRAADWLYEGMAKAFANNAARLAVRGEDPSLLSAQDPAKVARANKANSMAYRPALEKITGFDINWNIVAYPDLAWARQVFPGEADDVAVAKLAEAIFSASRVDVEDPIGNWRAHNAALAERTKWLNEHNFHALHFTGPGTDLTVGLAEGHEWMGGASTAKNGITCNPNIPTEEVFTTPHARRVEGHVCSTKPLSYQGTLIDEISVRFEGGRIVEAKAAKGEDVLKKVLDTDEGARRLGEVALVPHSSPISKSGLLFFNTLFDENAACHIALGQCYSKCFVNGASLTPEEIAERGGNKSFIHIDWMIGSDKIDIDGVTRDGSRVPVMREGEWA from the coding sequence ATGACCACACATTCGCGCGGCGTCTCGGCAACCATCGACCCGGTAAAGCTCGACAGGCTGGCCGAGGTCGCCGTCAAGGTCGGGCTGCAGCTGCAGCCGGGACAGGATCTGGTGCTGACGTCGTCGATCGCGGCACTGCCGCTGACACGGCGCATCGTCGAGCATGCCTACAAGGCCGGCGCCGGGCTGGTGACGCCGATCTTCAACGACGACGAGATCACGCTGGCCCGCTTCCGCCACGGTACCGATGCCGGCTTCGATCGCGCCGCCGACTGGCTCTACGAAGGCATGGCGAAAGCCTTCGCCAACAACGCGGCGCGGCTCGCGGTGCGCGGCGAGGACCCGTCGCTGCTGTCAGCGCAGGACCCGGCCAAAGTGGCGCGCGCCAACAAGGCGAACTCGATGGCCTATCGGCCGGCGCTGGAGAAGATCACCGGCTTCGACATCAACTGGAACATCGTCGCCTATCCCGACCTTGCCTGGGCGCGCCAAGTGTTTCCGGGCGAGGCCGACGACGTCGCCGTGGCGAAGCTCGCCGAAGCCATCTTCTCGGCTTCGCGTGTGGACGTCGAAGATCCGATCGGCAACTGGCGGGCCCACAACGCGGCGCTGGCCGAGCGCACCAAATGGCTGAACGAGCACAATTTTCACGCACTGCATTTCACCGGGCCGGGCACCGACCTGACGGTCGGGCTGGCGGAGGGCCATGAATGGATGGGCGGCGCCTCGACCGCCAAGAACGGCATCACCTGCAACCCGAACATCCCGACCGAGGAAGTTTTCACCACACCGCATGCAAGGCGGGTCGAGGGCCACGTCTGCTCGACCAAGCCGCTCTCCTACCAGGGCACGCTGATCGATGAGATATCGGTGCGCTTCGAAGGTGGGCGGATCGTCGAGGCCAAGGCCGCCAAGGGCGAGGATGTCTTGAAGAAGGTCCTGGACACCGACGAGGGCGCGCGCCGGCTCGGCGAGGTGGCGCTGGTGCCGCATTCCTCGCCGATCTCGAAGAGCGGGCTGTTGTTCTTCAACACGCTGTTCGACGAGAACGCAGCCTGCCACATCGCGCTCGGGCAGTGCTATTCGAAGTGCTTCGTCAACGGCGCCTCGCTTACTCCGGAGGAGATCGCCGAGCGCGGCGGCAACAAGAGTTTCATCCACATCGACTGGATGATCGGCTCGGACAAGATCGACATTGACGGCGTCACCAGGGACGGCAGCCGCGTGCCGGTCATGCGCGAGGGCGAATGGGCCTAA
- the sbmA gene encoding peptide antibiotic transporter SbmA, translating to MFVSFFPQPKLFFTSAAAWSLAAILFWFFGGEQLGAMIGLPPAAAGVPPIIGIAVLWSKPFLWFYIYFAACVAIFYAFWAWYAPHPWQNWSILMTAVVLFFIYFNVQVSVAVNNWYGPFFDYVQGLMSGTTASTDTEFYKGLADFSWLALVGMNVQVVNAFIVSHWIFRWRTAMNNYFMANWTRLRHIEGASQRIQEDTMRFSQIMEDLGSTFVQSIMTLIAFLPVMIQLQAHITELPIVGAVPQPLVVAALAWCVFGTASVMLAGLKLPGLQFRNQRVEAAYRKELVYGEDHPDRAQPATTTELFANVRRNYFRLYFHYIYFNVVRYTYLQADNIFSLLILGPSLVAHKITFGALNQISNAFGKVTNSLQFLLNSWSTIVELQSVHKRLRAFEATLQGEPLPDIDQRYLARQGAEDPA from the coding sequence GTGTTCGTATCCTTCTTCCCGCAGCCGAAGCTCTTCTTCACCTCGGCCGCCGCCTGGAGCCTCGCGGCGATCTTGTTCTGGTTCTTCGGCGGCGAGCAACTGGGCGCTATGATCGGGCTGCCTCCGGCAGCGGCAGGAGTTCCGCCGATCATCGGCATTGCGGTCCTGTGGTCAAAACCGTTTCTGTGGTTCTACATCTACTTTGCGGCCTGCGTAGCCATCTTCTACGCCTTCTGGGCCTGGTATGCCCCGCACCCGTGGCAGAACTGGTCGATCCTGATGACCGCTGTCGTCCTCTTCTTCATCTATTTCAACGTGCAGGTCAGCGTCGCGGTCAACAACTGGTACGGCCCCTTCTTCGACTACGTGCAGGGGCTTATGTCGGGAACGACCGCGTCGACCGACACGGAGTTCTACAAGGGGTTGGCCGACTTCTCCTGGCTGGCGCTGGTCGGCATGAATGTGCAGGTGGTCAATGCCTTCATCGTCAGCCATTGGATCTTCCGCTGGCGCACCGCGATGAACAACTATTTCATGGCGAACTGGACTCGGCTGCGTCACATCGAGGGCGCCTCGCAGCGCATCCAGGAAGACACAATGCGCTTCTCGCAGATCATGGAGGACCTGGGCTCGACATTCGTCCAATCAATCATGACCCTGATCGCCTTCCTGCCGGTGATGATCCAGCTTCAGGCGCACATCACCGAACTGCCGATCGTCGGTGCGGTACCGCAGCCTCTGGTCGTTGCGGCTCTGGCCTGGTGCGTCTTCGGCACGGCCTCGGTGATGCTCGCCGGCCTCAAGTTGCCGGGCCTGCAGTTCCGCAACCAGCGCGTCGAGGCAGCCTACCGCAAGGAACTCGTCTATGGCGAAGACCACCCCGACCGGGCTCAGCCGGCGACAACGACGGAGCTGTTCGCCAATGTCCGCCGCAACTACTTCAGGCTCTATTTCCACTACATCTATTTCAACGTCGTCAGGTACACCTACCTGCAGGCCGACAACATCTTCTCGCTGCTGATCCTCGGACCGTCGCTGGTGGCGCACAAGATCACCTTCGGTGCTCTCAACCAGATATCGAATGCCTTCGGCAAGGTGACGAACTCGCTGCAGTTCCTGCTGAATTCCTGGTCGACGATCGTCGAGCTGCAATCCGTTCACAAGCGCCTGCGTGCCTTCGAGGCGACCCTCCAGGGTGAGCCGCTGCCGGATATCGACCAGCGCTATCTGGCACGGCAGGGCGCCGAGGATCCGGCCTGA
- a CDS encoding LysR substrate-binding domain-containing protein — translation MAMLNRVHLNGLRAVETAARLGSLAAAAAELNVSVSAVSQQIKRTEDQLGQALFERTPGGLVPTEFGTVFTARLSAGFRELAQAVALADETSQCTLVVSVAPAFASKWLLPRLSRHFARHPSVLLRIDASGRIADLDRSDIDVAIRMGDGKWPEVRAELLLAQEIFPVCAPAIAARLKSIEDLATTCAITDERSMISWDSWFEAAGAKPVTFQKGARFTDPMLCLESAIAGHGVMLAWQLLTADALADGRLVAPFGVRAESGLGYWLVTSATKSESRKVRDFKVWIREEIEATMAQFRALDSAV, via the coding sequence ATGGCAATGTTGAACCGTGTCCATCTCAACGGCCTGCGCGCCGTCGAAACCGCCGCTCGGCTTGGATCGCTTGCCGCCGCGGCGGCCGAGCTCAACGTCTCGGTCAGCGCCGTCAGCCAGCAGATCAAGCGCACGGAAGACCAGCTCGGTCAGGCGCTGTTCGAACGAACGCCGGGCGGGCTGGTGCCGACGGAGTTCGGCACCGTCTTCACGGCCCGGCTGAGCGCCGGCTTTCGCGAGCTCGCGCAAGCGGTGGCGCTGGCCGACGAGACGAGCCAATGTACGCTGGTGGTATCGGTGGCGCCGGCCTTCGCCTCGAAATGGCTGCTGCCCCGGCTGTCGCGACATTTCGCCCGCCACCCCAGCGTGCTCTTGCGCATCGACGCCTCGGGGAGGATCGCCGATCTCGACCGTTCCGACATCGACGTCGCGATCCGGATGGGCGACGGCAAATGGCCGGAGGTGCGTGCGGAGCTTTTGCTTGCGCAAGAGATCTTCCCGGTCTGCGCTCCCGCGATTGCAGCCAGGCTGAAATCGATCGAGGATCTCGCCACGACCTGCGCCATCACCGACGAGCGCTCGATGATCAGCTGGGACAGTTGGTTCGAGGCGGCAGGCGCAAAGCCGGTCACCTTCCAGAAAGGCGCGCGTTTCACCGACCCGATGCTTTGCCTGGAATCGGCCATCGCCGGCCATGGCGTGATGCTTGCCTGGCAATTGCTGACCGCCGATGCACTTGCCGATGGGCGACTGGTCGCGCCCTTCGGCGTGCGTGCCGAGAGCGGGCTGGGTTACTGGCTGGTAACCTCGGCTACAAAAAGCGAAAGCCGCAAGGTGCGCGATTTCAAAGTCTGGATCCGCGAAGAGATCGAAGCGACGATGGCGCAGTTCCGGGCGTTGGACAGCGCCGTCTGA